A single region of the Streptomyces sp. NBC_01262 genome encodes:
- a CDS encoding DUF6011 domain-containing protein codes for MPTPAGAPAPLTGLDLDTVQGPPAVCCELCKADLTNSASRRWGLGRHCRRKLGLTGARSPGRFAVDQEQLPGT; via the coding sequence ATGCCCACGCCTGCAGGCGCACCGGCGCCCCTCACCGGACTCGACCTCGACACGGTCCAGGGACCGCCGGCCGTCTGCTGCGAGCTGTGCAAGGCCGACCTCACCAACTCCGCGTCTCGCCGCTGGGGCCTGGGCCGCCACTGCCGACGCAAGCTCGGGCTCACCGGCGCGCGCAGTCCGGGCCGGTTCGCCGTCGACCAGGAGCAACTGCCCGGCACGTGA
- a CDS encoding DUF6251 family protein codes for MSTPKRYRFDNQLPTTRTPAPLPVHRPVPLPEQQQADGRHQEHQVVVQHFHAAPPDRTLQRLALGAGMGAGAVAAGVYFLPMLIIAVQSLVAALMTLAVILAVACWAIVTIVQAVGGSTGNAAAKTLTRTRRGRLRRR; via the coding sequence ATGAGCACCCCGAAGCGCTACCGCTTCGACAACCAGCTGCCCACCACGCGCACGCCCGCCCCGCTGCCCGTACACCGGCCCGTGCCGCTCCCCGAGCAGCAGCAGGCCGACGGCCGTCACCAGGAGCACCAGGTCGTGGTGCAGCACTTCCACGCCGCGCCGCCCGACCGCACCCTGCAACGCCTCGCGTTGGGCGCCGGCATGGGCGCGGGCGCGGTCGCGGCGGGGGTGTACTTCCTGCCGATGCTGATCATCGCCGTGCAGTCGCTGGTCGCCGCGCTGATGACGCTGGCCGTGATCCTCGCCGTCGCCTGCTGGGCAATCGTCACCATCGTCCAGGCCGTGGGCGGCAGCACCGGCAACGCCGCCGCGAAGACCCTCACCCGTACCCGCCGCGGCCGGCTCCGCCGCCGCTGA
- a CDS encoding tyrosine-type recombinase/integrase, protein MGYVADRWHKSRPKPGEPECGEHKGKVASSVHGQGKRWQARYDGPDGKERTALFRTKPEAENEIVKKEASKLDGSWIDPDKGKTKIRKVVFEVWLPATNTIARTKREYTGVMDRYLIPELGDREIRSVSPSQAGAWQNLLTTKYELSGHTPNRVARLVRGVFRMAVLDRMIPVTPFAGIMAPTLVESDVSPPDIGQVLLLVAKAYRDLWETMIELTAITGVRSGEIRGLKLPKFDFLRRELHVHEQLVYEGGKGLYFDKLKTGAGYRTVPVNQRAVDLVAAYVKKYPPPKAGPWAGLIFTMPDGKPIGESTLDWALKSICRKAGLTPYSWHDLRHHYASVLIAGGENPKVVQKRLGHKDVLTTLRLYAHLFAEAEAQTRAVLDGAWEKARSGLVVPRQAAVPESPQPGGRLPEDGHGKGGLTVVRP, encoded by the coding sequence ATGGGATACGTAGCTGACCGCTGGCACAAGAGCCGGCCGAAGCCCGGGGAGCCTGAGTGTGGGGAGCACAAGGGCAAGGTCGCCAGCAGCGTGCACGGCCAGGGTAAGCGGTGGCAGGCGCGGTACGACGGCCCGGACGGCAAGGAGCGCACCGCTCTCTTCCGGACCAAGCCCGAGGCTGAGAACGAGATCGTCAAGAAGGAAGCCTCCAAGCTCGATGGCTCCTGGATCGATCCCGACAAGGGGAAAACGAAGATCAGGAAAGTGGTCTTCGAAGTGTGGCTGCCGGCCACGAACACCATTGCGCGCACGAAGCGCGAGTACACCGGCGTCATGGACCGCTACCTCATCCCGGAGCTGGGCGACCGGGAGATCCGATCCGTCAGCCCGAGCCAGGCCGGCGCCTGGCAGAACCTGCTCACCACGAAGTACGAGCTGAGCGGCCATACGCCGAACAGGGTGGCCCGGCTCGTGCGCGGCGTGTTCCGCATGGCGGTCCTCGACAGGATGATCCCGGTGACTCCGTTCGCGGGGATCATGGCACCGACGCTCGTCGAGTCGGACGTGAGCCCGCCCGACATCGGGCAGGTGCTCCTGCTCGTCGCGAAGGCCTACCGCGACCTGTGGGAAACGATGATCGAACTCACCGCGATCACAGGCGTTCGGTCCGGGGAGATCCGCGGGCTGAAACTGCCCAAGTTCGACTTCCTGCGCCGCGAGCTGCACGTCCACGAGCAGCTGGTGTATGAGGGCGGTAAGGGTCTGTACTTCGACAAGCTCAAGACAGGGGCCGGCTATCGCACCGTGCCGGTGAACCAGCGCGCGGTGGACCTGGTCGCGGCATACGTCAAGAAGTACCCACCGCCCAAGGCCGGCCCGTGGGCAGGGCTGATCTTCACCATGCCGGACGGCAAGCCGATCGGTGAGAGCACGCTCGACTGGGCGCTGAAGAGCATCTGCCGCAAGGCCGGCCTGACCCCCTACAGCTGGCACGACCTCCGCCACCATTACGCCTCGGTCCTCATCGCCGGCGGCGAGAACCCCAAGGTCGTCCAGAAGCGCCTGGGCCACAAGGACGTGCTCACCACGCTGCGCCTGTACGCCCACCTCTTTGCCGAGGCGGAAGCCCAGACGCGAGCCGTTCTGGACGGTGCGTGGGAGAAAGCGCGCAGTGGCCTCGTCGTGCCGCGCCAGGCGGCCGTTCCGGAATCTCCCCAGCCTGGCGGAAGGCTGCCGGAAGACGGCCACGGGAAAGGCGGCCTGACCGTGGTCAGGCCATGA
- a CDS encoding helix-turn-helix domain-containing protein — MQTDGPRIRRRRERSGLGLRAFAAAVGVSPSHLSRIERGLRAPQPEVLALIAGGLKCPVEELERKGAPHERDDHSLALSHDG, encoded by the coding sequence ATGCAAACCGACGGACCGAGAATCCGCCGGCGCCGCGAACGCAGCGGGTTGGGCCTGCGCGCCTTCGCGGCTGCCGTCGGTGTCTCCCCCAGTCATCTGTCCCGGATCGAACGAGGTCTGCGCGCCCCGCAGCCCGAGGTCCTGGCCCTGATCGCTGGGGGTCTGAAGTGCCCAGTCGAAGAGCTCGAACGGAAGGGAGCCCCCCATGAGCGAGACGACCACAGCCTCGCCCTTTCTCACGACGGCTGA
- a CDS encoding DNA-formamidopyrimidine glycosylase family protein, whose product MPEGDTVWLTARRLSDALAGHTLTRCDLRVPQLATTDLTGRRVEAVVPRGKHILARIEGGATLHSHLMMDGSWHLYAPGERWRGGPPHQVRAVLGTAERVAVGYRLPVLELVPTAEEDSVVGHLGPDLLGPDWDPVEAVRRLIAEPGRPLGEALLDQRNLAGLGNVYKSELCFLRGVTPWTPAAEVPAPERLVALAKRLLEANKARPGHITTGDTRRGRTHWVYGRADRPCLRCGTGVRVAQQGPAGQERVTYWCPRCQRGPAPPTV is encoded by the coding sequence ATGCCCGAAGGAGACACCGTCTGGCTGACCGCGCGGCGCCTGAGCGACGCGCTCGCCGGGCACACCCTCACCCGCTGCGACCTGCGCGTCCCGCAGTTGGCGACCACCGACCTCACCGGTCGCCGGGTCGAGGCGGTGGTCCCCCGCGGCAAGCACATCCTGGCCCGTATCGAGGGCGGCGCCACCCTGCACTCGCACCTCATGATGGACGGCTCGTGGCATCTGTACGCCCCCGGCGAGCGCTGGCGCGGCGGGCCGCCGCATCAGGTGCGGGCGGTGCTGGGGACGGCGGAGCGGGTCGCGGTGGGGTACCGGCTGCCGGTGCTGGAGCTGGTGCCGACGGCGGAGGAGGACAGCGTCGTCGGGCATCTCGGGCCGGATCTGCTCGGCCCGGACTGGGATCCGGTGGAGGCGGTACGCCGCCTCATCGCGGAGCCGGGCCGCCCGTTGGGCGAGGCGCTGCTCGACCAGCGGAATCTGGCGGGCCTGGGGAATGTCTACAAGTCCGAGCTGTGCTTCCTGCGCGGGGTCACCCCGTGGACGCCCGCCGCCGAAGTCCCCGCCCCCGAGCGGCTGGTGGCCCTGGCCAAGCGGCTGCTGGAGGCCAACAAGGCGCGCCCCGGCCACATCACCACCGGCGACACCCGCCGTGGCCGCACGCACTGGGTGTACGGCAGGGCGGACCGCCCCTGCCTGCGCTGCGGGACCGGCGTACGGGTCGCACAGCAGGGCCCGGCGGGCCAGGAGCGCGTGACGTACTGGTGCCCGCGGTGTCAGAGGGGTCCCGCTCCGCCCACTGTTTGA
- a CDS encoding FtsK/SpoIIIE domain-containing protein → MTDTTVVQLFKDHDTPAEQDAEAITAAVTEALATPDTLIPVDNPKAMADTGTWLGRRRAYVTDAPPVIPSWLRNAAEFTDGLRWGTAYYAHYTAFHTVRVPVYVLRLVRRGPRGAWRLTVKWFRWVVDAEARPVEVKAATEADIEAWLSLSREHSRRVHPRRVMSAVVGGTSTLFGAIAALILPAWELGAAGIGATALLGLAGAVSDRPLITRYVAVNTLRALTSTEVFDALEAIGIGGKKGKTGVEFAAEVQRDGPGWRAEVDLPRGIEADKVLEKRAALAAAMRRPISTVWPSADRTAHPGRLVLWVAQQDPAKAARKLWPLMTKGHADVFAPLPFGFDPRGNLVEITLVYSNLLVGGIPGSGKTSCALAIVLGVALDPTAELWIYELKGSGDLDSAKPICHRYVSGDDDEDLEAALAGLRAGIAEQRRRAKFIKSLPSSEVPEGRRVTRALAERYPEQNLAPRVIVVDEVQELFTHPEYKDEAADLCTKLIKKGRAYGIILILLTQNPDAPSLPSSVSSSVGTRLCLAVMDWRANNNVLGTGAYERGLRATDISVDEQGTGILARGREGTTVRAAFIKQTEADDIGARALALRTAAGTLSGQAVGQQVTELDVETVVDHLRAIWPDGADAVHSHRLVEALAAYRADLYGAWIATDTPLQTMSPEQQRDVQAARSTTLSAALKPHKVATKQITIRECCGGAKGVRYADLPEAPEDAGDVDE, encoded by the coding sequence ATGACCGATACCACCGTGGTGCAGCTGTTCAAAGACCACGACACCCCGGCCGAGCAGGACGCCGAGGCCATCACCGCCGCCGTCACCGAGGCCCTGGCCACACCCGACACCCTCATCCCCGTCGACAACCCCAAGGCGATGGCGGACACCGGGACCTGGCTCGGCCGCCGCCGCGCCTACGTCACCGACGCACCCCCGGTCATCCCCTCCTGGCTCCGCAACGCCGCCGAGTTCACCGACGGCCTGCGCTGGGGCACCGCCTACTACGCGCACTACACCGCGTTCCACACCGTCCGCGTCCCGGTGTACGTGCTGCGCCTGGTCCGCCGCGGGCCGCGCGGCGCCTGGCGGCTGACCGTGAAGTGGTTCCGGTGGGTCGTCGACGCCGAGGCCCGCCCCGTCGAGGTCAAGGCCGCCACCGAGGCCGACATCGAAGCCTGGCTATCGCTGTCCCGCGAGCACTCCCGCCGCGTCCACCCCCGCCGCGTCATGTCCGCCGTCGTCGGCGGCACCAGCACGCTCTTCGGGGCAATCGCCGCGCTCATCCTGCCCGCGTGGGAGCTCGGCGCCGCCGGCATCGGCGCGACCGCGCTCCTCGGCCTCGCCGGAGCCGTCTCGGACCGGCCGCTCATCACCCGCTACGTGGCCGTCAACACCCTGCGCGCGCTCACCTCCACCGAGGTGTTCGACGCCCTGGAGGCGATCGGCATCGGCGGCAAGAAGGGCAAGACCGGGGTGGAGTTCGCCGCCGAGGTCCAGCGCGACGGGCCAGGCTGGCGCGCCGAGGTCGACCTCCCGCGCGGCATCGAGGCCGACAAGGTCCTGGAGAAGCGAGCCGCCCTCGCCGCGGCCATGCGCCGCCCCATCAGCACCGTGTGGCCGTCCGCCGACCGCACCGCCCACCCCGGCCGCCTCGTGCTGTGGGTCGCCCAGCAGGACCCCGCCAAGGCCGCCCGCAAGCTCTGGCCCCTCATGACCAAAGGCCACGCCGACGTGTTCGCCCCGCTGCCCTTCGGCTTCGACCCGCGCGGCAACCTCGTCGAGATCACCCTCGTCTACTCCAACCTCCTGGTCGGCGGCATCCCCGGCTCCGGCAAGACCAGCTGCGCCCTGGCCATCGTCCTCGGCGTCGCCCTCGACCCCACCGCCGAACTGTGGATCTACGAGCTCAAGGGCTCCGGCGACCTCGACTCCGCCAAGCCCATCTGCCACCGCTACGTATCCGGCGACGACGACGAGGACCTGGAGGCCGCACTCGCCGGCCTGCGCGCGGGCATCGCCGAGCAGCGCCGCCGCGCCAAGTTCATCAAGTCCCTGCCGTCCAGCGAGGTCCCCGAGGGCCGCCGCGTCACCCGGGCACTCGCGGAGCGCTACCCAGAGCAGAACCTCGCCCCCCGGGTGATCGTGGTCGACGAGGTACAGGAGCTGTTCACGCACCCGGAGTACAAGGACGAGGCCGCTGACCTGTGCACCAAGCTCATCAAGAAGGGCCGCGCCTACGGCATCATCCTGATCCTCCTCACCCAGAACCCCGACGCGCCGTCGCTGCCGTCCTCGGTGTCCAGTTCGGTCGGCACCCGGCTGTGCCTGGCGGTCATGGACTGGCGGGCCAACAACAACGTGCTCGGCACCGGCGCCTACGAACGCGGCCTACGCGCCACCGACATCTCGGTGGACGAGCAGGGCACCGGCATCCTGGCCCGTGGCCGCGAAGGCACCACCGTCCGCGCCGCCTTCATCAAGCAGACCGAAGCCGACGACATCGGCGCACGCGCCCTCGCGCTGCGCACCGCTGCTGGCACGCTGTCCGGGCAGGCCGTCGGTCAGCAGGTCACCGAGCTCGACGTCGAGACCGTCGTCGACCACCTGCGCGCCATCTGGCCCGACGGCGCCGACGCCGTCCACTCCCACCGTCTCGTCGAAGCCCTCGCCGCCTACCGCGCCGACCTGTACGGGGCGTGGATCGCCACCGATACGCCGCTGCAGACGATGAGCCCGGAGCAGCAGCGCGACGTCCAGGCGGCCCGTTCCACCACCCTCAGCGCAGCTCTCAAGCCGCACAAGGTGGCCACGAAGCAGATCACCATCCGCGAGTGTTGCGGCGGCGCCAAGGGCGTCCGGTACGCCGACCTCCCGGAGGCTCCGGAGGATGCCGGGGACGTCGACGAGTAG
- a CDS encoding HNH endonuclease codes for MTRSKGRSGRPWRRARARTLAESQVCAWCGHNIDMSIEWPDPMSASVDHDTPLSKGGDPLARHNLKPFHLVCNQIKGNRTAPPPAPTSRDW; via the coding sequence GTGACACGGAGTAAGGGCCGCAGCGGGCGCCCTTGGCGCCGCGCCCGGGCCCGGACTCTGGCCGAGTCACAGGTCTGTGCCTGGTGCGGGCACAACATCGACATGAGCATCGAGTGGCCCGACCCCATGAGCGCGAGCGTCGACCACGACACGCCGCTCAGCAAGGGCGGCGACCCGCTCGCACGGCACAATCTCAAGCCCTTCCATCTGGTCTGCAACCAGATCAAGGGCAACCGCACCGCACCGCCACCCGCACCGACGTCCCGGGACTGGTGA
- a CDS encoding SDR family NAD(P)-dependent oxidoreductase, translating into MAELTGRTAFVTGAASGIGRASALLLAGSGAAVVCADRDEMGARQTVKLIAEAGGTATARPLDVTDSADTAEAVHETVSSYGRLDILAAIAGVMHSSTVLNTDEADLDRVLAVNFKGVLHSARAAARAMKPNGSGSIITMASGAIDTGGSGLLCYSVSKAAVVQLTKTLATELGPYGIRANAIAPGFVRTPMTAGSDRKQAMARATPLGRVGDPGDVAGTVLFLASDHSAFMTGQILRPNGGVAMPW; encoded by the coding sequence ATGGCTGAACTCACCGGACGTACGGCCTTCGTCACCGGCGCCGCCAGCGGGATCGGCCGGGCCTCCGCCCTGCTGCTCGCCGGGTCCGGGGCCGCCGTCGTCTGCGCGGACCGGGACGAGATGGGCGCGCGGCAGACCGTGAAGCTGATCGCCGAGGCCGGCGGCACCGCGACCGCCCGCCCGCTGGATGTCACCGACAGCGCCGACACCGCCGAGGCCGTCCACGAGACGGTCAGCTCCTACGGACGGCTCGACATCCTGGCCGCCATCGCCGGGGTCATGCACAGCAGCACCGTCCTGAACACGGATGAGGCGGACCTGGACCGCGTCCTGGCCGTCAATTTCAAGGGCGTACTGCACAGCGCCCGCGCCGCGGCCCGCGCGATGAAGCCGAACGGCTCCGGCTCGATCATCACCATGGCCTCCGGCGCGATCGACACCGGCGGCAGCGGCCTGCTCTGCTACAGCGTCTCCAAAGCCGCCGTCGTCCAGCTCACGAAGACCCTGGCCACCGAGCTCGGCCCGTACGGCATCCGCGCCAACGCCATCGCCCCCGGCTTCGTACGGACCCCCATGACCGCGGGGTCGGACCGCAAACAGGCCATGGCACGCGCCACGCCCCTGGGCCGCGTGGGCGACCCAGGGGACGTGGCGGGCACTGTGCTCTTCCTCGCCTCCGACCACTCAGCGTTCATGACGGGCCAGATCCTGCGCCCGAACGGCGGAGTGGCCATGCCGTGGTAG
- a CDS encoding helix-turn-helix transcriptional regulator: protein MSETTTASPFLTTAELAVLVRRSEATVRGWRHRGTGPRGARVGKGVLYREDVVKAWLKAQEDGDEIGQRATA, encoded by the coding sequence ATGAGCGAGACGACCACAGCCTCGCCCTTTCTCACGACGGCTGAGCTCGCGGTACTCGTGCGCAGGTCTGAGGCCACGGTCCGCGGATGGCGCCATCGCGGCACGGGACCGCGTGGCGCTCGGGTCGGTAAGGGCGTGCTGTACCGCGAGGACGTCGTCAAGGCCTGGCTCAAGGCCCAAGAGGACGGCGACGAGATCGGCCAGCGCGCCACTGCCTGA
- a CDS encoding MerR family transcriptional regulator, with product MNVWLTTAQAAAHADQARQTVSAGAAHITPATIRQWDCRGHLRGYSIGKRRPKLYHLGDVAAAELATRALGLRQAGINLTASKDAEQRALELACKRQLGA from the coding sequence ATGAACGTCTGGCTCACCACCGCCCAGGCCGCCGCCCACGCCGACCAAGCACGCCAGACCGTCAGCGCTGGCGCCGCCCACATCACCCCCGCCACCATCCGCCAATGGGACTGCCGAGGCCACCTCCGCGGCTACAGCATCGGCAAACGCCGCCCGAAGCTCTACCACCTCGGCGACGTCGCAGCAGCCGAGCTCGCCACCCGCGCACTCGGCCTCCGCCAGGCCGGCATCAACCTCACCGCCTCCAAGGACGCGGAGCAGCGCGCACTAGAGCTGGCCTGCAAGCGGCAGTTGGGGGCATGA
- a CDS encoding glycosyltransferase family 2 protein → MNLHFGAYGIAVGALLTAKLLLSIPRPRLRRRPASTRRPAPAGLTIHAVITAYNEAPEMLFRCLESLLGQTRRPHSVTVVDDCSTDPHAVARIIGHLAPQFHAAGIELGLIRFPVNRGKRHGLAAGFNAHRDAGAYLCVDSDTIVAPNAVAELAAPLTRRRVHSVTGLVLAHNRTKNLLTRLIDMRYVNAFLGERVAYSRLGSVLCACGSLAMYRGWVVRKHLGNFLQQRFLGQPATFGDDRRLTYYCLLEGQSLIAPTAIGWTDVPETLGHYVRQQIRWGKSFIREGVLLLAKVRLIGRACWWLNLLELTTWVGFTAGLLTALAITALHPADWRILTGYALWVCAMAWVRSLHYLRRAPGVPVAERLGTFACAPLYALLNLGLLLPLRLWSLATLRRNGWGTRQRVEISAAIPAQGPAPARSDARLGEDTVQLHKLYDPLDATTLEVAVPRR, encoded by the coding sequence GTGAACCTCCACTTCGGCGCCTACGGGATCGCCGTCGGCGCCCTGCTCACCGCCAAGTTGCTGCTGTCGATACCCCGGCCCCGGCTGCGCCGCAGACCTGCCAGCACCCGGCGGCCGGCCCCGGCTGGGTTGACGATCCACGCCGTGATCACCGCCTACAACGAGGCGCCGGAGATGCTGTTCCGCTGCCTGGAATCGCTGCTCGGCCAGACCCGCCGCCCGCATTCCGTGACCGTCGTCGACGACTGCTCCACCGACCCGCACGCCGTCGCCCGCATCATCGGCCACCTCGCGCCCCAGTTCCACGCCGCCGGCATCGAACTGGGCCTCATCCGGTTCCCCGTCAACCGCGGCAAGAGGCACGGCCTCGCCGCCGGATTCAACGCCCACCGCGACGCCGGCGCGTACCTGTGCGTGGACTCCGACACCATCGTCGCGCCGAACGCCGTCGCCGAGCTCGCCGCGCCGCTCACCCGGCGCCGCGTCCACTCCGTCACCGGCCTGGTCCTCGCCCACAACCGCACCAAGAACCTGCTGACCAGGCTGATCGACATGCGGTACGTCAACGCGTTCCTCGGGGAACGTGTCGCCTACAGCAGGCTCGGGTCGGTGCTCTGCGCCTGCGGCAGCCTCGCCATGTACCGGGGCTGGGTCGTCCGCAAGCACCTGGGCAACTTCCTGCAGCAGCGGTTCCTCGGCCAGCCCGCCACCTTCGGCGACGACCGCCGCCTCACCTACTACTGCCTCCTCGAGGGCCAGTCGCTCATCGCGCCGACCGCGATCGGCTGGACCGACGTCCCCGAGACCCTCGGCCACTACGTCCGCCAGCAGATCCGCTGGGGCAAAAGCTTCATCCGCGAAGGCGTCCTCCTCCTGGCCAAGGTCCGCCTGATCGGCCGGGCCTGCTGGTGGCTGAACCTCCTCGAGCTCACCACGTGGGTCGGCTTCACCGCCGGCCTGCTCACTGCCCTGGCCATCACCGCACTCCATCCGGCCGACTGGCGCATCCTCACCGGCTACGCCCTGTGGGTCTGCGCCATGGCCTGGGTCCGCTCCCTGCACTACCTGCGCCGCGCCCCCGGCGTACCCGTCGCCGAGCGCCTGGGCACCTTCGCCTGCGCACCTCTGTACGCCCTCCTCAACTTGGGCCTCCTCCTGCCGCTGCGCCTGTGGTCCCTGGCCACCCTGCGCCGTAACGGCTGGGGCACCAGGCAGCGGGTGGAGATCAGCGCCGCCATCCCCGCCCAGGGGCCTGCGCCCGCCCGCTCCGACGCGCGGCTGGGCGAGGACACCGTGCAGCTGCACAAGCTCTACGACCCGCTGGACGCCACGACCCTCGAGGTCGCCGTCCCCCGCCGATGA
- a CDS encoding helix-turn-helix domain-containing protein, which yields MTIPSAPSAPSAPSARQCQILAGLARGHRHQQIATDLGISYATVKKHAEDLRTRYGVHSAAALIRLGYEHGWLNSLAPEERPLTVLPDRQQQVLQLVAADCTQAQIARRLGVSVTTAAEHERRLRRALGARTLPHAVALGYQHHHLTTRRTAAAA from the coding sequence ATGACCATCCCCTCCGCACCCTCCGCACCCTCCGCACCCAGCGCCCGTCAGTGCCAGATCCTGGCCGGCCTTGCCCGCGGCCACCGCCACCAGCAGATCGCCACCGACCTCGGCATCAGCTACGCCACCGTCAAGAAGCACGCCGAGGACCTTCGCACCCGCTACGGCGTGCACAGCGCGGCCGCCCTGATCCGACTGGGCTACGAACACGGCTGGCTGAACAGCCTCGCCCCGGAGGAACGGCCCCTCACCGTCCTGCCCGACCGGCAGCAGCAGGTCCTGCAGCTGGTCGCCGCCGACTGCACCCAGGCCCAGATCGCCCGCCGACTCGGCGTGTCCGTCACCACCGCTGCCGAACACGAACGCCGCCTCCGCCGCGCCCTCGGCGCCCGCACGCTGCCCCACGCCGTAGCCCTCGGCTACCAGCACCACCACCTCACCACCCGCCGCACGGCAGCCGCCGCATGA
- a CDS encoding helix-turn-helix domain-containing protein, which yields MPDVTPRMLDPRFRGTAPALSIPAPRPTAPAPWGPTATAGQSAEPGMAQRWEHLLRRSRLSGDARAVGMVLTGYADTDGVLGTNTPGQKRLSRATSLHPLEVRRALHELEIHGWILRDPNPTHARGNVLRTITLTIPAHLQDPA from the coding sequence ATGCCCGATGTGACTCCGCGCATGCTCGATCCACGATTCCGCGGCACCGCCCCCGCCCTCTCCATCCCGGCCCCACGCCCGACCGCCCCCGCCCCCTGGGGTCCGACCGCCACGGCCGGGCAGAGCGCCGAGCCCGGCATGGCGCAGCGTTGGGAGCACCTGCTCCGCCGCTCCCGCCTGTCCGGTGACGCGCGCGCCGTCGGCATGGTCCTGACCGGCTACGCAGACACCGACGGTGTGCTGGGCACCAACACGCCCGGCCAGAAGCGGTTGTCCCGCGCCACCTCGCTCCATCCTCTCGAGGTCCGCCGCGCCCTGCACGAGCTGGAGATCCACGGCTGGATCCTCCGCGACCCCAACCCCACCCACGCCCGGGGCAATGTGCTCCGCACGATCACCCTCACCATCCCCGCCCACCTGCAGGACCCGGCATGA
- a CDS encoding helix-turn-helix transcriptional regulator codes for MNRDPAAWIRLGRALREARERQSLSQDEVAAKAGVSPRSVQEAESGKMPKSRMPYTLAPIAKSLGWPVGAVDSVLDGGEPPGGWRDVQVQIDDDTIAGILTNAIVRATDNATAAEIRRATQLAMDDLRRHGFLSETNRVQPNEMNGNT; via the coding sequence ATGAACCGTGACCCAGCGGCCTGGATCCGCCTTGGGCGGGCACTACGGGAAGCCAGGGAGAGGCAAAGCCTCAGCCAAGACGAAGTTGCCGCGAAGGCGGGGGTCTCACCCCGAAGCGTTCAGGAGGCGGAGTCCGGCAAAATGCCGAAGTCGCGCATGCCCTACACGCTGGCTCCCATTGCCAAATCCCTTGGATGGCCAGTCGGTGCAGTCGACTCGGTCCTTGACGGAGGCGAGCCACCCGGAGGTTGGCGGGACGTCCAGGTGCAGATCGATGACGACACGATCGCGGGGATCCTTACCAACGCGATCGTGCGTGCGACGGACAACGCCACGGCTGCCGAGATTCGGCGAGCTACCCAACTCGCGATGGACGACCTGCGTCGTCACGGCTTCCTATCCGAGACGAATCGTGTACAACCAAACGAGATGAACGGAAACACTTAG
- a CDS encoding DUF6257 family protein — protein sequence MAAEDKPEYTTGEKWRRAGLIVRGCKRSLAGENVDLSDIDSKLDRIDDQARKRAAKKK from the coding sequence ATGGCCGCCGAGGACAAGCCCGAGTACACGACCGGCGAGAAGTGGCGCAGGGCCGGGCTGATCGTGCGCGGCTGCAAGCGCTCCCTCGCCGGAGAGAACGTCGACCTCAGCGACATCGACAGCAAGCTCGACCGCATCGACGACCAGGCCCGCAAGCGCGCTGCGAAGAAGAAGTAA